Proteins found in one Limanda limanda chromosome 18, fLimLim1.1, whole genome shotgun sequence genomic segment:
- the opn8a gene encoding opsin 8, group member a: protein MEDRYTSKLSPTVDFWAGMYLVIIAVLSIVGNAAVLVSVARRLTLIKAPELLTVNLAITDIGMALSMYPLSIASAFNHAWIGGDASCLYYGLMGMIFSITSIMTLAMMGMVRYLVTGSPPETGIKFQRRTVYMVISGIWLYAGLWALLPLLGWGSYGPEPFGLACSIDWTGYRSSLNHSTFIVTLSVLCTFLPSLVIIFTYFGIAWKLHRAYQSIRSNDFQHGNVEKKITLMGVSISLGFLIAWTPYVAVSYWSMFHSQEQSQMTPFITLLPCLFAKSSTMYNPFIYFIFRRAVWQEPLRLQRLWFCCTHQASSSSMGAETEITALNGSDCTVLGDRVVANCISLMEAPHRQSEILTLG from the exons ATGGAGGATAGATACACGTCCAAACTGTCACCTACTGTTGATTTCTGGGCGGGGATGTATCTGGTCATAATTG CTGTGCTATCCATCGTGGGGAACGCCGCCGTCCTGGTCAGCGTGGCGCGTCGCCTCACTTTAATCAAAGCTCCTGAGCTGCTGACGGTGAACTTAGCCATCACGGACATTGGCATGGCCCTCAGCATGTATCCTCTGTCCATCGCATCTGCCTTTAACCACGCCTGGATCGGTGGCGACGCCTCCTGCCTCTACTACGGCCTGATGGGCATGATCTTCAGTATAACCAGCATCATGACACTGGCTATGATGGGGATGGTCAGGTATCTGGTGACAGGAAGTCCACCCGAGACAG GTATCAAGTTCCAGAGGCGGACAGTGTACATGGTGATCAGTGGGATCTGGCTGTACGCTGGCCTGTGGGCCTTGTTGCCTTTGCTCGGCTGGGGAAGCTACGGCCCAGAGCCGTTTGGACTCGCCTGCTCCATCGACTGGACCGGCTACAGGAGTTCCCTAAACCATTCCACCTTCATCGTGACTCTGTCTGTTCTCTGCACATTCCTCCCCTCTCTGGTCATCATCTTCACCTATTTCGGTATCGCCTGGAAGTTGCACAGAGCCTACCAATCTATCCGGAGCAATGATTTTCAACACGGTAATGTTGAGAAGAAAATCACCCTG ATGGGTGTGTCTATCAGCCTGGGTTTCCTGATTGCCTGGACCCCATACGTGGCTGTgagttactggagcatgtttcACTCCCAGGAGCAGAGCCAGATGACTCCTTTCATCACCCTGTTGCCCTGCCTCTTCGCCAAGAGCTCCACCATGTACAACCCTTTCATATACTTCATCTTCAGGCGTGCCGTCTGGCAAGAGCCCCTGCGCCTCCAGAGGCTGTGGTTTTGCTGCACCCATCAGGCCAGTTCGTCTAGCATGGGGGCGGAAACGGAAATCACAGCTCTGAATGGATCAGACTGCACCGTTTTGGGAGATAGGGTGGTTGCAAACTGTATCAGTCTGATGGAAGCTCCTCACAGACAAAGTGAGATACTGACTTTAGGCTAA